The DNA region ATTATAGAGCCAAAAGGCAAGAAGGAATTTCAATCAAGGGGGATAATTTCCGACAAAAAAGCATCATAAAAAACATTTCCTCCTGAAAAACCAATCATACCGAAAATAAAGAGAAAAGAGACGAGAAGATAATCGCCTTTTCCAGTAAAAAATAATAGACCAGTTGCAATTGCCTCCATATAATCAAAGAAACGTAAAAATTTTTTTTTGAACGGGAGTAATCCGCTATTGCTCCTAAAATCGGTGCAAGAACAGCAATGATGAACATGTCAATTGAAGAAGTGTAACCCCAATAGGCGGTAGCAGTCGTAATGGGTAGATTTGCTCCTGCAACATCAGTATAGTAGATCGGTTAAACGACCGCCATAATCGTGGTAGCGAAAGCAGAATCCGCCCAATCATACATCGTCCAACCCCAAATCGCTTTTTTATTCATATATACACTCCTCCCCTATCGTTTTATCTACATCATATCATGGGTAACCCCATTAGTGATAAAACAAATATTCTTTAATTAATTTTTTACATTTTTCATTTCATACAGTGATTCATCCGATGCTTTTAATATTTTATATTTGATTGGTAACGTTTACAAATTATTAAAAAATCAATAAATTCTATCTAATTATTTTTTTCGAAAAAAAATATTGTTTAAACAATTATTATAAATTATAATAACATTCAAATATTTACGTTTTTCGATACTAAAATAAGAAATGAATAGTGAATTTAGTAATAAAAAAATAAAAGTTATAACTAATCAGATAACTAAAATACTATTTTAGTAACGAAATGGAGAAGTTATATGGATAATGTACAAATAATAGATGAGTTAGATAAGGAAATCATTAAACTTTTATCCAAAGATGGTAGAATGGCATTTACAGAGATTGCAAGTCAATTAAACGTCACAGAAAAAACGGTGAGAGCTAGATATAAAAATTTAGTCGAAAATCAAATCCTTGAAGTAGTGGGGATCGTTAATCCGATCTCAATAGGAGTGAAAACAAGCGCAATTATTCAATTAGGTATTCAAGCTAACACCCTGGAAAATATAGTGAATCGGTTACGTAATTTTAAGGAAATTCGCTACATTTCCTTAACTTCTGGCGATTATCAATTGTTGATCCAAGTACATGTACATACCTATGATGAATTGACAGAAACTTTGAAAAAATTAAATCAAATCGAAGGGGTTACCCGTACCAATGTCATTGTTCAGTTTGAAGTGTATAAGAATTCTTTTGAGTTTTTATAGGAAATATTTTTTTACTCATTACTTTAACACTATAAAGCTTTCAATTATCTATCATATGAATTTTCAAATCATGTGAGTCTAATGGTATCTCTTGAAGTTTATTTAAAAGGGAGTGATTTGGATATATAAGCTTTTAAAAGAGTTAACCCAGTTACAT from Tepidibacillus fermentans includes:
- a CDS encoding Lrp/AsnC family transcriptional regulator, whose amino-acid sequence is MDNVQIIDELDKEIIKLLSKDGRMAFTEIASQLNVTEKTVRARYKNLVENQILEVVGIVNPISIGVKTSAIIQLGIQANTLENIVNRLRNFKEIRYISLTSGDYQLLIQVHVHTYDELTETLKKLNQIEGVTRTNVIVQFEVYKNSFEFL